In a single window of the Streptomyces cinnabarinus genome:
- a CDS encoding GNAT family N-acetyltransferase codes for MDHHLRIRAVAAADWPGVAALEATAYGDSSLLEGRAALESRGRASPSTCLVLHLDGQLAGYVLALPYPAFRYPDLSRPERTVFRSPNLHLHDLVVAEPLRGQGLGSRLLHRLTATAGALRYRRISLVAVGGMETFWTAHGYLTHREVELPASYGENAVYMSTALRDAHAGAEATMRRKQADDRVPRPW; via the coding sequence ATGGACCACCACCTGCGCATCCGGGCCGTCGCCGCCGCCGACTGGCCCGGTGTGGCGGCCCTCGAAGCCACCGCCTACGGAGACAGCTCCCTGCTGGAGGGCCGGGCCGCCCTGGAATCGCGCGGCCGGGCCTCGCCCAGCACCTGTCTCGTCCTGCACCTCGACGGGCAACTCGCGGGCTATGTCCTCGCGTTGCCCTACCCGGCCTTCCGCTACCCCGATCTGAGCCGCCCGGAGCGGACCGTCTTCCGCTCGCCCAACCTCCATCTGCACGACCTCGTCGTCGCCGAGCCGCTGCGCGGCCAAGGGCTGGGCAGCCGGTTGCTGCACCGGCTCACCGCCACGGCCGGGGCCCTGCGCTACCGGCGGATCTCGCTGGTCGCCGTCGGCGGGATGGAGACCTTCTGGACGGCCCACGGCTATCTGACCCACCGCGAGGTCGAACTCCCCGCGAGCTACGGCGAGAACGCGGTCTACATGTCGACGGCACTCCGCGACGCTCACGCGGGTGCCGAAGCAACGATGCGCAGAAAGCAGGCTGATGACCGTGTTCCGCGTCCCTGGTGA
- a CDS encoding MFS transporter: MTVFRVPGEFRRAQSAIAALFCLLGFQYATWAARLPALKTRLDLTEEELGLLLMACGAGAAASFPLVAVLMRRLGSRRLAFVSALCLGALLMALSVAPNYPVALLVICLDGVAVGCLNVAMNAQGAALEARYQRAAMSQLHATFSAGSLAAALLASGTNLVTSAVTAHFTVATVLLVLLLAYAQPRLLTDEEPRPREAKKKERRRGLALPSALTLWMGCAMAFGTVTEGAMNDWSALYLEDVVKAPEHLVPMGIAVVSVVMVLARLMADGWRERWGDALIVRLGSALAGTGLALALLVGGVLPTLLGFACVGLGVAAVTPCVYVAAAARGPEALALVAAMGTTGLLAGPALIGFVAGATSLVWGMAVVAASALAVSLCATRIRWTTPDAAPVAAAKQGVAAEQGVAAD; the protein is encoded by the coding sequence ATGACCGTGTTCCGCGTCCCTGGTGAGTTCCGCCGCGCCCAGTCGGCGATAGCGGCACTCTTCTGTCTCCTCGGCTTCCAGTACGCCACCTGGGCCGCCCGGCTCCCCGCCCTGAAGACCCGGCTCGACCTGACCGAGGAGGAGCTCGGGCTGCTGCTCATGGCCTGCGGCGCGGGCGCCGCCGCCTCCTTCCCGCTGGTCGCGGTGCTGATGCGCCGGCTCGGCTCGCGGCGCCTCGCCTTCGTCTCCGCCCTGTGCCTCGGGGCCCTTCTGATGGCGCTGTCCGTGGCCCCGAACTACCCGGTCGCGCTGCTGGTCATCTGCCTGGACGGAGTCGCCGTCGGCTGCCTCAACGTCGCCATGAACGCGCAGGGCGCCGCACTGGAGGCCCGCTACCAGCGCGCCGCCATGTCCCAGCTGCACGCCACCTTCAGCGCGGGCTCCCTCGCCGCCGCGCTGCTGGCCTCCGGCACCAACCTGGTGACCTCCGCCGTCACCGCCCACTTCACGGTGGCCACCGTCCTGCTGGTCCTCCTCCTCGCCTACGCCCAGCCCCGGCTGCTGACCGACGAGGAGCCCCGGCCGCGGGAGGCGAAGAAGAAGGAGCGCCGCCGAGGACTCGCCCTGCCGTCGGCGCTGACGCTGTGGATGGGCTGCGCCATGGCCTTCGGCACCGTGACCGAGGGCGCCATGAACGACTGGTCGGCGCTCTATCTGGAGGACGTCGTCAAGGCGCCGGAGCATCTGGTGCCGATGGGCATCGCCGTCGTCTCGGTGGTGATGGTGCTGGCCCGGCTCATGGCCGACGGCTGGCGCGAACGCTGGGGCGACGCCCTGATCGTCCGCCTCGGCAGCGCCCTCGCCGGCACTGGACTCGCCCTCGCCCTGCTGGTCGGCGGGGTGCTGCCCACCCTGCTGGGCTTCGCCTGCGTCGGTCTCGGGGTCGCGGCTGTCACCCCGTGCGTCTACGTCGCCGCCGCGGCGCGCGGCCCGGAGGCCCTGGCGCTGGTCGCGGCGATGGGCACCACGGGGCTGCTCGCGGGACCGGCCCTCATCGGCTTCGTCGCCGGTGCCACCAGCCTGGTGTGGGGCATGGCCGTCGTCGCGGCCTCCGCCCTGGCCGTGTCCCTGTGCGCGACCCGGATCCGCTGGACCACGCCCGACGCCGCACCGGTGGCCGCGGCGAAGCAGGGCGTTGCGGCGGAGCAGGGGGTCGCGGCGGACTAG
- a CDS encoding phytanoyl-CoA dioxygenase family protein, translated as MPIPDQRLHRAASTRPYFSADGETYLTPTPLRRIEKSRPLRVLSAEDFACWQTYGYVVVREAISPEAARGLLEFAWDFQGLDPERPETWYEEREFRSDLDRDLFVYGFVEAYHHQLIWDSRQNQRVYDAFVDIWDCEELWTTLDRLNLNPPNIKNRSRSLIEPTEQGFDIELHWDVDTTLEVLPQRVQGIIALNDTEPELGGFQCCPELFRQFDRWRVEQPEGRDPIRPAVDRREFPLVRPDLRAGDLLIFNGLLAHGVAPNSGSGARAVQYLSMMPALEEHEELRRSRVDSWRTLGTPDWNGTLLGDAVRPESLRYGAADLTGLGRKVLGLDSWDAR; from the coding sequence ATGCCCATCCCTGACCAGCGTCTGCACCGGGCGGCATCGACCCGCCCCTACTTCAGCGCCGACGGCGAGACCTACCTCACCCCCACCCCCCTGCGCCGGATCGAGAAGTCCCGCCCCCTGCGCGTGCTCTCCGCGGAGGACTTCGCCTGCTGGCAGACGTACGGCTATGTCGTCGTCCGCGAGGCGATCTCCCCCGAGGCCGCGCGCGGCCTGCTGGAGTTCGCCTGGGACTTCCAGGGCCTCGACCCCGAGCGCCCCGAAACCTGGTACGAGGAGCGGGAGTTCCGCTCCGACCTGGACCGCGACCTGTTCGTCTACGGCTTCGTCGAGGCGTACCACCACCAGCTCATCTGGGACAGCCGCCAGAACCAGCGGGTCTACGACGCGTTCGTCGACATCTGGGACTGCGAGGAGCTGTGGACCACGCTGGACCGGCTGAACCTCAACCCGCCCAACATCAAGAACCGTTCGCGCTCCCTGATCGAACCCACCGAGCAGGGCTTCGACATCGAGCTGCACTGGGACGTCGACACCACCCTGGAAGTACTGCCCCAGCGCGTCCAGGGCATCATCGCGCTCAACGACACCGAGCCCGAACTGGGCGGGTTCCAGTGCTGCCCGGAGCTGTTCCGGCAGTTCGACCGGTGGCGGGTGGAGCAGCCCGAGGGCCGTGACCCCATCCGGCCCGCCGTCGACCGCCGGGAGTTCCCCCTGGTGCGGCCCGACCTCCGGGCCGGCGACCTGCTGATCTTCAACGGGCTGCTGGCGCACGGTGTGGCCCCCAACTCCGGCAGCGGCGCCCGCGCGGTCCAGTACCTCTCGATGATGCCCGCCCTGGAGGAACACGAGGAGCTGAGGCGCTCACGCGTCGACTCCTGGCGCACCCTCGGCACCCCCGACTGGAACGGCACCCTGCTCGGCGACGCGGTCCGGCCCGAGTCCCTCCGCTACGGCGCCGCCGACCTGACCGGCCTGGGCCGCAAGGTACTGGGCCTGGACTCCTGGGACGCCCGGTGA
- a CDS encoding DUF6271 family protein — protein sequence MISAIGAEAAHAVRHFGVEVHLLILDSCDERTFAEHARTVAALAPHPRITVHHLDETRQRDFLRTVIDRARVPKPDLMLDLMLPPEVSYGACTNRAFLIAAALGCRSVHRRDSDSRYQTKDGAPVFPVHPELTALGRRAVEVSAEVSETDLDPAYRERPVSMAGGSFIGELSVDIAEMRRLDPRVYDNVVSLWAPGHWTAERKRALAAESFTGAGTAPYSEDRTKLALVDPMRVDMCNIGFAHRVYERMPLPPARNTIGSDYFHIHLVHDATLPGVLHNRHIENFHTPERRTDTGFAAYQTRFVKFLLSMLYFNFVYDRMAAAGAALLDHRQEIRADAVAALLRESTGLDRTENEGRLDQVDRAYRLLGGRYAEFAEALVPRRARLLDEARQDIEDFALLTESWAPLVGASRDTGLPGATR from the coding sequence ATGATCTCGGCGATCGGCGCGGAAGCGGCCCACGCGGTCCGGCACTTCGGCGTCGAGGTGCACCTGCTGATCCTCGACTCCTGCGACGAGCGGACGTTCGCCGAACACGCCCGGACCGTCGCCGCCCTCGCCCCGCACCCGCGCATCACCGTCCACCACCTCGACGAGACCCGGCAGCGGGACTTCCTGCGCACCGTCATCGACCGCGCCCGCGTCCCCAAGCCGGACCTGATGCTCGACCTGATGCTCCCGCCCGAGGTCTCCTACGGCGCCTGCACCAACCGCGCCTTCCTGATCGCCGCCGCCCTCGGCTGCCGCTCGGTGCACCGCCGCGACTCGGACTCCCGCTACCAGACCAAGGACGGCGCCCCGGTCTTCCCCGTCCACCCCGAACTGACCGCACTGGGCAGGCGGGCCGTCGAGGTCTCGGCCGAGGTGTCGGAGACGGACCTGGATCCGGCGTACCGCGAACGCCCCGTCTCGATGGCGGGCGGCTCCTTCATCGGCGAACTCTCCGTGGACATCGCCGAGATGCGCCGGCTCGACCCGAGGGTCTATGACAACGTCGTCAGCCTGTGGGCGCCCGGCCACTGGACCGCGGAGCGGAAGCGGGCGCTGGCCGCGGAGTCCTTCACCGGCGCCGGAACCGCCCCGTACAGCGAGGACCGCACCAAGCTGGCCCTGGTCGACCCGATGCGGGTCGACATGTGCAACATCGGCTTCGCCCACCGGGTGTACGAGCGGATGCCGCTGCCGCCCGCCCGGAACACCATCGGCAGCGACTACTTCCACATCCACCTGGTGCACGACGCCACCCTCCCCGGCGTCCTGCACAACCGCCACATCGAGAACTTCCACACCCCGGAGCGCCGCACGGACACCGGCTTCGCCGCCTACCAGACACGCTTCGTGAAGTTCCTGCTGTCCATGCTCTACTTCAACTTCGTCTACGACCGGATGGCCGCGGCCGGAGCCGCCCTCCTCGACCACCGGCAGGAGATCCGCGCCGACGCGGTCGCCGCCCTCCTGCGCGAGAGCACCGGACTGGACCGCACCGAGAACGAGGGGCGCCTGGACCAGGTCGACCGTGCCTATCGCCTACTGGGCGGCAGATACGCCGAGTTCGCCGAGGCGCTGGTGCCACGCCGGGCGCGGCTGCTCGACGAGGCCCGGCAGGACATCGAGGACTTCGCGCTGCTGACCGAGTCCTGGGCGCCTCTCGTGGGGGCGAGCCGGGACACCGGACTGCCGGGAGCGACCCGGTGA
- a CDS encoding SAM-dependent methyltransferase yields the protein MEIRARIDTTKPHSARFWNYFVGGKDNYEVDREIGDHIKEIFPGLVDVAVTSRHFLGRAVRHLAVEQGIRQFLDIGTGLPTADNTHEVAQRVAPDARIVYVDNDPIVLAHANALLTSTPEGRTAYLDADLYDPKSVLEAAAETLDLSQPVALMILNTLGHVAEHSAARDLVQRLMAGLPSGSYLVISDSTATSEGMIAASEAYNASGAVPYYVRSVEEIGAFFDGLDLVEPGVVQVTEWRPDGTGPQGVSVDAYCGVGRKA from the coding sequence ATGGAGATACGCGCCCGCATCGACACGACGAAGCCGCACTCGGCGCGCTTCTGGAACTACTTCGTCGGCGGCAAGGACAACTACGAGGTCGACCGCGAGATCGGCGACCACATCAAGGAGATCTTCCCCGGACTGGTCGACGTGGCCGTCACCAGCAGGCACTTCCTGGGCCGGGCCGTCCGCCACCTCGCCGTCGAGCAGGGCATCCGGCAGTTCCTGGACATCGGCACCGGTCTGCCCACCGCCGACAACACCCATGAGGTCGCCCAGCGCGTCGCCCCGGACGCCCGGATCGTCTACGTCGACAACGACCCCATCGTGCTGGCCCACGCGAACGCCCTGCTCACCAGCACTCCGGAGGGCAGGACCGCCTATCTGGACGCCGACCTGTACGACCCCAAGTCCGTTCTGGAGGCGGCGGCGGAGACCCTGGACCTCTCCCAGCCGGTCGCGCTGATGATCCTCAACACCCTGGGCCATGTCGCCGAGCACTCCGCGGCCCGCGACCTGGTGCAGCGGCTGATGGCGGGCCTGCCGTCGGGCAGCTACCTGGTGATCAGCGACTCCACCGCCACCAGCGAGGGCATGATCGCCGCGTCGGAGGCCTACAACGCGAGCGGCGCGGTGCCGTACTACGTGCGCAGCGTCGAGGAGATCGGCGCCTTCTTCGACGGCCTCGACCTGGTCGAGCCGGGTGTCGTCCAGGTGACCGAGTGGCGCCCGGACGGGACCGGCCCGCAGGGCGTCTCCGTGGACGCCTACTGCGGGGTGGGCCGCAAGGCCTGA
- a CDS encoding PucR family transcriptional regulator: MAGPDGFEEYLTGYSGILADASATGRRLTRAERDSRRSLGERAAEAGLGLRALVAAHLAETRAHWPTGTDVSADAVLAAVAQAVDAFAEGYERAQRDAVRQEEAARREFVDDLLYGRSDLGLLAQRAERYGLRLSHAHAVAVARGRTAYDDGDPVPREVERALIGRFGDRSILLTTKDGRLVCIAPGDQAEVLAHFAKHAHAATDGGQVALGRAHPGPLGVVQSYEEALNALDLAERLELTEPVLHASELLVYPVLTRDRQAMADLVATVLGPLRRARGGARPLLDTLTAYFDSGCVAAEAARRLSLSVRALTYRLDRVRQLTGADPADPVQRYTLQTAVIGARLLDWPAKPL; this comes from the coding sequence ATGGCGGGGCCGGACGGATTCGAGGAGTACCTCACGGGTTACTCCGGCATCCTCGCCGACGCCTCCGCCACCGGCCGCCGGCTCACCCGCGCGGAGCGCGACTCCCGCCGTTCCCTGGGCGAGCGGGCCGCCGAGGCCGGGCTCGGCCTGCGGGCCCTCGTCGCCGCGCACCTGGCCGAGACCCGCGCCCACTGGCCCACCGGCACCGACGTCTCGGCGGACGCCGTCCTGGCCGCCGTCGCACAGGCGGTGGACGCCTTCGCCGAGGGGTACGAGCGCGCCCAGCGGGACGCTGTACGGCAGGAGGAGGCCGCCCGCCGGGAGTTCGTGGACGATCTGCTGTACGGCCGCAGCGACCTCGGTCTGCTGGCGCAGCGCGCGGAGCGGTACGGGCTGCGGCTGTCGCACGCACACGCCGTCGCCGTGGCCCGCGGCCGGACCGCCTACGACGACGGCGACCCCGTCCCGCGCGAGGTGGAGCGCGCGCTGATCGGCCGGTTCGGGGACCGCAGCATCCTGCTCACCACCAAGGACGGCCGACTGGTCTGCATCGCCCCCGGCGATCAGGCCGAGGTGCTCGCCCACTTCGCCAAGCACGCGCACGCCGCCACCGACGGCGGCCAGGTGGCGCTCGGCCGCGCGCACCCCGGCCCGCTCGGCGTCGTCCAGTCCTACGAGGAGGCGCTGAACGCGCTGGACCTCGCTGAGCGCCTGGAGCTGACGGAGCCGGTGCTGCACGCCTCCGAACTGCTGGTGTACCCCGTGCTCACCCGGGACCGGCAGGCCATGGCCGACCTGGTGGCCACCGTCCTCGGCCCGCTGCGCCGGGCCCGCGGCGGCGCGCGGCCGCTGTTGGACACGCTCACCGCCTACTTCGACTCCGGCTGTGTGGCCGCGGAGGCGGCCCGCCGGCTCTCGCTCAGCGTCCGCGCGCTGACCTACCGCCTCGACCGGGTCCGCCAGCTCACCGGCGCCGACCCGGCCGACCCGGTGCAGCGGTACACCCTCCAGACCGCGGTGATCGGCGCCCGGCTGCTGGACTGGCCGGCGAAGCCCCTGTGA
- a CDS encoding GntR family transcriptional regulator: MGLDQGGVSGAITESAERPEGRSMTTDAGARAPKYYRVKEQLLELTRTLGPDAPIPAERSLAVALRTSRTTVRRALRELAGEGRLDRVHGKGTFVARPKVYGTLRLDSCAEDLRAQGVEPGARTLDVGRVAADEKLSGLLGVGVGEPVLRVERLLLADGEPLAVETTHRNPGAGHAAEGEVTVETTLATPCEATLLHTDVGQPMLLVTRHSRTADGEPVDWVRSVYRGARYRFVTTLLRATD, from the coding sequence ATTGGACTAGACCAAGGAGGGGTATCCGGGGCTATAACGGAGTCCGCCGAGCGGCCGGAAGGCAGGAGCATGACCACCGATGCCGGTGCGCGAGCGCCCAAGTACTACCGCGTCAAGGAGCAGTTGCTGGAGTTGACACGGACCTTGGGGCCCGACGCGCCGATCCCGGCGGAGCGGTCGCTGGCGGTCGCGCTGCGCACCTCGCGCACCACCGTCCGGCGGGCCCTGCGCGAACTCGCGGGCGAGGGACGCCTGGACCGGGTGCACGGCAAGGGCACGTTCGTGGCACGTCCGAAGGTGTACGGGACCCTGCGCCTCGACTCCTGCGCCGAGGATCTGCGGGCCCAGGGAGTCGAACCCGGCGCGCGGACACTTGACGTCGGCCGGGTCGCCGCGGACGAGAAGCTGTCGGGGCTGCTCGGCGTCGGCGTCGGCGAACCGGTGCTGCGCGTCGAGCGGTTGCTGCTGGCCGACGGCGAGCCACTGGCGGTCGAGACGACGCACCGCAACCCCGGGGCGGGGCACGCGGCGGAGGGCGAGGTGACCGTCGAGACCACGCTGGCGACCCCGTGCGAGGCCACGCTGCTGCACACCGACGTGGGCCAGCCGATGCTGCTGGTGACCCGGCACTCGCGCACCGCGGACGGCGAGCCGGTGGACTGGGTCCGCTCGGTGTACCGCGGCGCCCGCTACCGGTTCGTGACAACGTTGCTACGGGCGACGGACTAG
- a CDS encoding type III PLP-dependent enzyme codes for MSGRLSPRLRAALAAATDDRVVYDLVGVEAQYDALLRELPGLDVRFAVKACPVDEVLTCLADRGAGFDAASPGEIALALRTGVPVDRIHYGNTVKSDTDIAEAHRLGIRDFATDSLADVTAIAEHAPGSRVFCRLATGGQGALWGLTRKFGCSAQDAVQVLQAARAAGLTPAGLSLHVGSQQMTTAAWRLAFDSLAEALTALHRRGIVPDHVNLGGGLPALGYVDRRGGALEPPLDKIFVVIREGIERLRDLSPAPLAVVMEPGRHLVADHGAIRAHVSRLTERRQPDGERARWLYLSCGKFNGLYEMDQLGYRLVFPTHSAEYVPAVVAGPTCDSDDAYPSEHPRVRVPGAAASGDPVWVLSAGAYAISYLTQGFNGFRPLPHSTIRGEV; via the coding sequence GTGAGCGGGCGGCTGAGCCCCCGGCTGCGCGCGGCGCTGGCCGCCGCCACCGACGACCGGGTCGTGTACGACCTCGTCGGCGTCGAGGCCCAGTACGACGCACTGCTGCGGGAGTTGCCCGGCCTCGACGTCCGCTTCGCCGTCAAGGCCTGCCCGGTCGACGAGGTGCTCACCTGCCTCGCCGACCGGGGCGCGGGCTTCGACGCGGCGAGCCCGGGCGAGATCGCGCTGGCGCTGCGCACCGGGGTGCCGGTGGACCGGATCCACTACGGCAACACCGTCAAGTCCGACACCGACATCGCCGAGGCTCACCGGCTCGGCATCCGCGACTTCGCCACCGACAGCCTGGCGGACGTCACGGCGATCGCCGAACACGCCCCTGGCTCACGGGTGTTCTGCCGGCTGGCCACCGGCGGGCAGGGCGCCCTGTGGGGGCTGACCCGGAAGTTCGGCTGCTCGGCGCAGGACGCCGTACAGGTGCTTCAGGCCGCGCGGGCGGCGGGGCTGACCCCGGCCGGGCTCTCCCTGCACGTCGGCTCGCAGCAGATGACCACCGCCGCCTGGCGGCTGGCCTTCGACTCGCTGGCCGAGGCCCTGACGGCGCTGCACCGGCGCGGCATCGTCCCGGACCACGTCAACCTCGGCGGCGGACTGCCCGCGCTCGGCTACGTCGACCGGCGGGGCGGCGCCCTCGAACCCCCGCTGGACAAGATCTTCGTGGTGATCCGCGAGGGCATCGAGCGGCTCAGGGACCTCTCCCCGGCACCCTTGGCCGTAGTCATGGAGCCGGGTCGGCACCTGGTCGCCGACCACGGCGCGATCCGGGCCCATGTGTCCCGGCTGACCGAGCGCCGGCAGCCGGACGGCGAGCGGGCGCGCTGGCTCTACCTGAGCTGCGGGAAGTTCAACGGCCTGTACGAGATGGACCAGTTGGGCTACCGCCTGGTCTTCCCCACCCACAGCGCGGAGTACGTGCCCGCCGTCGTCGCCGGTCCCACCTGCGACAGTGACGACGCCTACCCGAGCGAGCACCCCCGGGTGCGGGTGCCCGGAGCGGCGGCCTCGGGCGACCCGGTGTGGGTGCTGTCCGCCGGGGCGTACGCCATCAGCTATCTGACCCAGGGCTTCAACGGATTCCGCCCGCTGCCGCACAGCACGATCCGCGGAGAGGTCTGA
- a CDS encoding lysylphosphatidylglycerol synthase transmembrane domain-containing protein: MSLLPLPAAAPARRYSPSLARVARPVLTVLPLLLIGGWVAADWRGVYDGAARLAAADPRWLPAGVAFTCLTWVAAAVVRQGAIPERLPPLPLLASQFAAGAANHVLPAGLGAHAVTLRFLQGQGIPLPRAAASLALYSLVKPVAKTLVLLGLLVAAPGLIRLEGLVPDGGTLLPVAVGATAVLATLGLVLALVGPVRRGCAGFLRTALTDARLLHTRPSRVLALWGGAAVTPLLQAGVVASVGASLGLPLSWTQMLFAFLAASTAVGAVPAPGGIGPVDAALVFTLVALGASLGPATATVIGYRVLTVWLPLVPGVLVLSALVHRKVL; this comes from the coding sequence ATGTCCCTTCTCCCGCTCCCCGCCGCCGCCCCCGCCCGCCGGTACTCCCCCTCCCTCGCCCGCGTCGCCCGCCCGGTGCTGACCGTCCTGCCGCTGCTGCTGATCGGCGGCTGGGTGGCGGCCGACTGGCGCGGTGTCTACGACGGTGCCGCCCGGCTCGCCGCCGCCGATCCACGGTGGCTGCCGGCCGGGGTCGCCTTCACCTGTCTGACCTGGGTGGCCGCCGCCGTGGTCCGGCAGGGGGCGATCCCGGAGCGGCTGCCGCCCCTGCCGCTGCTCGCCTCGCAGTTCGCCGCGGGCGCCGCGAACCATGTGCTCCCGGCGGGTCTCGGCGCCCATGCCGTGACCCTGCGGTTCCTTCAGGGCCAGGGCATACCGCTGCCCCGGGCGGCCGCCTCGCTCGCCCTGTACTCGCTGGTCAAGCCGGTCGCGAAGACGCTCGTACTGCTCGGCCTGCTGGTGGCGGCGCCGGGGCTGATCCGGCTGGAGGGACTCGTCCCGGACGGCGGAACGCTGCTGCCGGTCGCCGTGGGCGCGACGGCCGTACTCGCCACGCTGGGCCTGGTCCTGGCCCTCGTGGGGCCGGTGCGCCGCGGCTGTGCCGGGTTCCTGCGGACCGCCCTCACCGACGCCCGGCTGCTGCACACCCGGCCGAGCCGGGTGCTGGCGCTGTGGGGCGGGGCGGCCGTCACCCCGCTGCTCCAGGCCGGCGTGGTCGCCTCCGTCGGGGCCTCGCTGGGGCTGCCGCTGTCGTGGACGCAGATGCTGTTCGCGTTCCTCGCCGCCAGTACCGCCGTCGGCGCGGTGCCCGCCCCGGGCGGGATCGGCCCGGTGGACGCGGCGCTGGTCTTCACGCTGGTCGCCCTCGGCGCCTCGCTGGGACCGGCGACGGCGACCGTGATCGGCTATCGCGTGCTGACGGTGTGGCTGCCGCTGGTGCCGGGGGTGCTGGTGCTGTCGGCGCTGGTCCATCGCAAGGTGCTCTGA
- a CDS encoding PP2C family protein-serine/threonine phosphatase — protein sequence MARSFESFQSPATADQADAAGSVPWGAGGSPLSALRAAAARIGTTLDEDTTRAELTQEAAAQVGAAVAVLRSPGEPGAEYEAVRGNPAILPDAGWVGEITGKAAVRLTSGGSRPALCVPVAVHSHRYGLLVCSREGAPFSQAEEELLMFLAERAAAEIRHAREHDAVAGIVGRLQRALLAEPGRPHPNLDVAIRYLPVGQRALVGGDWCETVRLHFGRTLLVVGDVMGHGLDAAVDMTAYRSALRYIASADLPPHRVLRQLDDLASAEPERRPATCLIARVDPVRGQVTLASAGHLPPAVIDGSGRVSLLPVPVGPPLGTGLGGYQAATYPLDPSQALMLFTDGLVERRGEDIDHSLNRLARLSFSAATGVQDVLDLALARLDARHAEDDVALLAARLHQR from the coding sequence GTGGCGCGATCGTTCGAGTCGTTTCAGAGTCCGGCGACGGCCGATCAGGCCGACGCCGCCGGGTCGGTCCCGTGGGGCGCCGGTGGCTCCCCGCTGAGCGCCCTGCGCGCGGCCGCCGCCCGGATCGGCACCACCCTGGACGAGGACACCACCCGCGCGGAGCTGACCCAGGAGGCCGCCGCCCAGGTCGGCGCCGCCGTGGCGGTGCTGCGCTCGCCGGGCGAGCCCGGCGCCGAGTACGAGGCCGTCCGCGGCAACCCCGCGATACTCCCCGACGCCGGCTGGGTCGGCGAGATCACCGGCAAGGCGGCCGTACGCCTCACCTCCGGCGGCTCCCGGCCCGCCCTGTGCGTACCGGTCGCCGTCCACAGCCACCGGTACGGCCTGCTGGTCTGCTCCCGGGAGGGGGCGCCCTTCAGCCAGGCGGAAGAAGAGCTGCTCATGTTCCTGGCCGAGCGGGCCGCCGCCGAGATCCGGCACGCCCGGGAGCACGACGCGGTCGCCGGCATCGTCGGCAGGCTCCAGCGGGCCCTGCTCGCCGAGCCCGGCCGCCCGCACCCCAATCTCGACGTCGCCATCCGCTATCTGCCCGTCGGACAGCGCGCCCTGGTGGGCGGCGACTGGTGCGAGACAGTACGGCTGCACTTCGGCCGTACGCTGCTGGTCGTCGGCGATGTCATGGGGCACGGCCTGGACGCCGCCGTCGACATGACCGCCTACCGTTCCGCCCTGCGCTACATCGCCTCCGCCGACCTGCCGCCGCACCGCGTGCTGCGCCAGCTCGACGACCTCGCCTCGGCCGAGCCCGAGCGCCGCCCGGCCACCTGCCTCATCGCCCGCGTGGACCCGGTGCGCGGACAGGTCACCCTGGCCAGCGCCGGTCACCTCCCGCCCGCTGTGATCGACGGATCGGGCCGGGTCTCCCTGCTCCCGGTACCGGTCGGCCCGCCCCTGGGGACCGGCCTCGGCGGCTACCAGGCCGCCACCTACCCGCTCGACCCCTCCCAGGCGCTGATGCTCTTCACCGACGGACTCGTGGAGCGCCGCGGCGAGGACATCGACCACTCACTGAACCGGCTGGCCCGGCTCAGCTTCTCCGCCGCCACCGGAGTCCAGGACGTCCTCGACCTCGCGCTCGCCCGGCTGGACGCCCGGCACGCCGAGGACGACGTCGCGCTGCTGGCCGCCCGGCTCCACCAGCGCTGA
- a CDS encoding HIT family protein: protein MTAECVFCDIVAGRLHAEILFEDERTVAFLDNTAVMEGHTLVIPRAHAADIWEIPEDDAAAVMRTVHRMAAVLDGVLKPDGLTLFQANRPAGWQDVFHLHVHLVPREDADRLNRPWYVDRADPEALARTRRRILGEGSADALR from the coding sequence ATGACGGCCGAGTGCGTGTTCTGCGACATCGTGGCGGGCCGGCTGCACGCGGAGATCCTCTTCGAGGACGAGCGGACCGTGGCCTTCCTCGACAACACCGCGGTGATGGAGGGCCACACCCTCGTCATCCCGCGTGCGCACGCGGCGGACATCTGGGAGATCCCCGAGGACGACGCGGCGGCGGTGATGCGCACCGTCCACCGCATGGCCGCGGTCCTCGACGGTGTGCTCAAGCCCGACGGCCTGACCCTGTTCCAGGCGAACCGCCCCGCGGGCTGGCAGGACGTCTTCCACCTCCACGTCCACCTGGTCCCGCGGGAGGACGCCGACCGCCTGAACCGCCCCTGGTACGTGGACCGCGCCGACCCCGAGGCCCTGGCGCGGACCCGCCGCCGCATCCTGGGGGAGGGGAGCGCGGATGCCCTCCGCTAG